The genomic stretch TATTTTCCTAGgcattattttctcttctagCAAAATatcatttgtttgtttattttcctaaaaatgTTCCCCACAATTAAGCACAATCCAATGATCCAAAAAATAGCCAGAGAGGTCTCAGTACAACACAGCTGTAATCACTGGAAAAAATCATGTGGAATTCAAGGGAGTTGGTTTCATGTCCTGAGTGTTGGGAGTAGTTGATATTCAACCTATCTAATGAACAAATCCCAGAAATTCTGCCTTGCAGATGGGCAGGGTGCATGAGACACACAGATTTAGCCACACACTGCTCAGGCACAACAAGGAGTGGGTTTTCTCCAGTAGCTTTTCctagacttaaaaaaaaagggcaatatatatataaatataatataaataatataaacatatatataaatataatataaataatatataaagaGCAATAATCTGATCATCCCTGAAATCCATCCCCAGTATGTTTATGATGAGAAGACTGGTGCTTTAATGTAAAGGTCGGTTTACATAAACAGGGCAATTGGTTTGaatcaaaagaaataataattattcttaataataattaagaataatataataataatttgaatcaataaaaaataatatctgGAAAGTCCATATTTGGTCCCAGCTTCCTGCAGTGGGAACTCCTGATTAGCCAACAGCTTTGTCTGTTTTCAAGTAGAGAAACTGGAACCAAAACTTAATTATACATGGGACAATATCAGCAATGAGGGAAAAGATAGTAATCACTCTGGATTTGTAAAAGCCTTGTGAAGACATGCTAGTTGTGCTATTTGTTTTTGCCTTTTACACTGTGACTTTGCTTTCTGATTAATAATACTTTTCTGTAAGGATGATGAAATGAGCCCTTCTTTCAATGTTCTCTTTATTCtatttataaaaggaaaaaaacatataaGTGGAATTATAGTCAAGTATAGTGCAATTCAGCCTCtcatattttacattatttccCTTGTAACTTTTAGTCATAGCCACAGttgctaaaggaaaaaaaacctcagctgATTTGTAACACATCTACTGATAAATTATCAGATTTATTAAAACTCCTGGATTCCCTTCAGTGGTTTTCAGTCTCAAGAGTAATCTATTCCAGGCATATTCCAAAGCCTCAGAGAGTACAGTGTGCTGATGCTGTAATAAGCCAGAGACACATGtatctttatttttccccttcctcctgtCATTTTGATGATGCTGTAAGGCTCCTCTTTAGCCTCAAGTGATGAAGGTGTAACAGGTAAGAACAACTCAGCAGCTGCAGTTTAATGAAACAGAGAAACATTACaaacagagagggaaaaaaaaaataaatgagccCGTGGCAAAGGTTGTAACTTGAGTTAATGCCAACGTTTTGAGAGGGATAGAACCCCAGCCAAGATACTTTTACATCACTGTGATGTATGAGGCTGTGTAGGTTTGAGATGAATGCTACCATTTCACTGCAAGAGAATTAAAAGTGACTGGAGCAAGAAGCTGAAAATTGGATTCTTCCCCCCCAGTCTTTATTAGCTACAGCATTTCACCCCAGAAATCAAAAGGCTGAGTGAAAAGCAGGGTCTCACCTATCCCCAGACAAGCATAGTGAGGCCACTCTGCAAAAGAAAGACTGCTTTCTGTAATCTGCAGAAGAGGAATGGTTTCTGTAAACTCCTTGGCCTGTCTGACACTAGTGGTGATCAAAGTTTCTCTTCAGCTGATGGAAAAATTGATATTCAAACCCCACAAGGCTTCTGCTAAAGATTACAGTCCTGACTGTTTCAGAGGTTTGGCTGAagcaggctgagctgcagccttgGTGTACCCTTAGCTCACCCCCATGGCAAGGGAGAGCCAGCCACTGGGACAAGGACTGCTAAACAACCTCCATGGAAAGGGGACAGCTCTGGAAGAGCTGTGCTGGTCTCTGCAGAAATTAGCCAAAGGCAGTCACCATCCACAGATAATTCTGGATGTTTAACAGCTGGGCATTTGGGGGGAGAAATCAATTTTGATGATTAAAGCTGGACCAGATGTGCATTGGCAAGAATAAGTTGTCTTGATTCAAAGACAGCTAAAGTAAAATTGCCActataaaaaattattatcattattattattactattattattattattattattattattgctgccAATTACTGAGGGGATGTGAGACTAAGAGAAAATCTGGAACCTTGGGAGAAGAATCATCCAGCCTATGCTGTCAGAAACCCTTGTTAAACAGAGTATGACTTTTAGACAAGCAGTGATCAGCACCTACATCTGTGTCCTTTTAGGAACCAGTTTGAAAGAAATGGGCAGGGACCTTGCACTGAATCCTGCTGCAATGCAGACTTCTCCCCAagcaatcccatcccatctcaaTCTGTGTCCCAGGGATGAACTTCCACAAGCAGCTACTGCCCAATGTTCTCATCTcatccctctcctctccctcctcagcTCTTTggctgtgggttgcaacccacagctCAACAGCTGGACTGGGTTTGAAGAGCCTGGAGGATTTAGGGATTTATCCTAAAGGTATCTGTGATGAGAACCCCATGAAAGAGGCAGCAGGAAGCCTCCACAATTAAGCCTAATGAGTTTACAGTGCAATGATCAGTGTCCTCTTCTTTACACTGCTGCTTGATTGATCAATTGACCATAACAATGCAATATTAAACCACCAAAACTTAAAATTATACCCAAGTAGGTAATGAGGTAATCAACCGTTTCCCAGTgaaaaagacaaattatttttacattttcaagggattaaattataaattaactCAGGTACCCTATGAGCCATGTttgctgcttctcacagctgcttggcaggtcccctgtccccatctgcATTGCATCCTGAGAGTGTCCAGAGCTTGAGAGAGAAAATGGTGAAGAAATGCCCTTTCTACAAAGCCTGGATATGAAAAAGTCACGTCTCTGTTTGTTGAATTTGAGCTGTTGTACAACCTTTGGATCAACCCTGAGCTTTTCCACTACGTTCTGTGAGTGATACATGGCACGCAGGAGACTGCAGGGTGTTGCTAAAGCCTCatgaatttccttttttgtgaGTAAATGAAAAGTGTCTCCTCTtggaaaattatatatattcATCATTCTTCTAACACTTCTGTTGAAGAAATGAAATCATCTTGCCCGTGCAGCTTGGAGATAATGCAGATCTAGCCAGGATGGATCCTGTTAAAATTTGGAACTCTGAGCTGGATATACAGAAAAACAGAGGCACAAACAGTGAACATTACTGTCTTCAGGAAAGACAGCTTGAAGAAATGTGGGAATTTGCAGAAGTCCTGGGGGATCAGCCTTCATCTGGTACTGAGCTTCTCTTCTGGGATGGGTTTAGGAATATCTGCTGCTGCAAATAGAAGTTATTGCAACCTTCAAGTCTTCCTTCTATAAATTcagaaatttctctttttgtaaCAATTCTATTTTCATCACCTTTCATTCCCTTCAGGTCTAATGTTGCAACGTATTAATTGAAACTATGTAAAAGACCCCTCAAGAGCCCCCAGAGATTGGGGATAGATTAACCCATTCACTGCCTCGAGGATCTGCTCTGTTCTGTGGATTTCTGGCAGATAatctatgttttttttttcctgggtaaGTAAAAATGACATGTACACCAGCAGAGATTTAGCTGAGTTTCTTGCATATTATTTAATAGGTTCATTTGTCTTCCTTTCTTGCTAAGGGATGAGACACATCTTTGTAAACTTTAAGTTACATTCAGTGTGATAAAATGGGATTTATATTGTCTAAATGTCTGTAACTTATGAGAAGAAAGTGGTCATCAAGTCACTGTGATTAGCAGTACATTTCAGTGTTGTGCTATGTAGTTTTATAACACTGTGATCCTGATTGTTTTTCCACACATTGACATGATGGATACTTGTCAAAAGTAGTCTCAATTTCTGAACTGAGAATGAATATAAGCTCTAAGGTAGCCTGGTGAAACAAGGCTCTAGTTATATAAAGAAATGATTGCTGAATTTTCTAGCTGGAGCAATAAGGTAACATTTCAGTTTATGAGCTTTGTGAGTTTTAACAAGTGAATATTACCACCAGctccagggaaggaaaagaagaaaataatgcaaTGGAAATTCTACAGTcacaaggaaagggaaaacaaatagTACAAAAGATTCAATCACTAGCCatcttctttttattcttttcacattttccttttgGTCCATTTCTTTCTAGTCCCTACTGCAAAGGTGTAAATCTCTGAGAGGCTGGAATCAATCTACAGACTTGGGTGTTTCATTAACATTCAGATGTGAGCAGCAGCGATGGTAAGTTTTTATTAGAAGATTGGGGTATATTATTCCCCAACATAGCTATATTAATTTCTGAACAGGATTGCACCAGAGAAGTTAGAACTACTATTTTCAGAGGTTTGAGAAACACTTTTGCTGTGGTGGAGGGGAAAACATGGGCAACAAAAAAGGTGCAAAACTCACTCAAAAGCCACATATAGACAGCAACACACAAGAATGAGCCAAGGAAACACGGAGCACACTTGGAGCAGGACTTACTCTTAGCCCCATCAGATAGTACAGCACACTTATCACCCCCATGGGCAGCACATAGAAGAGCAAAGAAGTGATCTGGACAATACAATTGTAGATCCACAGGGGCATGACCACGGTGCAGGTGGCAGAGCCGGGCACCAGGGTGCCGTTGGGGAAGTGCTGCAGAACGATGCCGTGGGTGCCCGTGTTGGGCAGGGCGAAGAGCACggagagcagccagagggccaGGATGGTCCTGAGGGCGCGGCGGCGCGTGCTGGCCAGCTTGGCGCGCAAGGGGTGCAGGATGGCCACGTAGCGCTCCACGCTCAGCGTGGTCACGCTCAGGATGGAGGCGAAGCACACGGTCTCGAAGAGAGCCGTCTTCAGGTAGCAGCCCACGGGCCCCAGCAGGAAGGGGTAGTTGCTCCACATCTCGTAGACTTCCAGGGGCATCCcaaaaagcagcaccagcaggtCTGAGACCGCCAGGCTGAACAGGTAATAGTTGGTCGGGGTCTTCATGTTGCGGTGCTTGAGGATGACGAGGCAAACCAAGAAGTTCCCCACCACCCCGACAACGAAGATCACTGAGTACACCAaagccatgggcaggaacaggTGGCTCCGTCTGGGCCCACACAGGAAGGTTAAGTAATCCTCAGTGCTGTTTAAGTACCCTCTGAGACGTTCTTCATGTAGAGCAAGGTGGTTTAACCAGGAGAAATTACTGACCCAGGCCATTGCTGGATCTGCTGAAATGTCTCACAGCTGAGGTTTGCTgtcctttctgtttctctgtgcAAGTTTGCTCACTTTTtgcagagagaggaggaggggtgtAGCTGCCTTGCCACCCCTGGAAGCACAGAGCCACTGAGGATGTGAATGAGTGTGTTTGCCTGGCTCTGGGTAAGGTTTTGCTGCTCAACAGCTGTTCCCCTGCCAGAGCCCCTCAGCCAGAAAGCCCCTCCTTTCCCACATATTCATTGGCTCGCTAAGTGCGTTAGATTATAGTGTAGGAAAGAGGTTCCAGCCACTTGCATCAGCTCCCGGGGCTGATGCATTCACAGAGTCACAAAAGTGGGATTTAGGGAGCTGCGAATCTGAAATATGGGACACAAAACCAGATGCAGGTTATTTGTTTATGTCAGAGGGTGGGAAAGCAGAccagaaacaccccaaaaactcaGTCCAAAAAGCTTTTACAAAATTATAATAGTGCTACATCCTAGTTATGAGCCACAagcaaaacacaacaaaacaaaagattCTGTCATGATTTTGTTGTTCAAATCtctgctgatttttattttctgttgtctATGGCAGCAAGTACTTGGAAACAGAGTTTGAACAGTAGAAAGCCAAATAGTTTCTGTAGCCATTTCTGTGGAATTATAATGCTTCagcctttttttaaacactgcaATTGTTTTTCTCCTGAGATCTGACTAAAGATTTTAATTGCAATTCTTATTgacatcaaaatattttctcacttcCAAGTATGCTGGAATTTGATCCTATATTCTTAGAGAGCCTTGTTTTGAGAATATTTCTGTACAGCATATTATTCCATATTTATTGCCTATGGGGCATAAACTTCTATAAACTTATTTCTTCATGAATGACAAGCATTCTGTAAACACACTTTCTGAGCCAAAAAATAAGTGTCTTCTGCAAGGACCACGGCTGTGCCAAAATAGATCATTTAGCTCTGGATGAATGCTTGATTACTTCCTGAATTTCTCTAAACCAAAAAAGGTCCCAAGTCTGTAGATAAAATTTTCTGAGATTCAGCTGTTTGGAATTGAAGAGGTGCAAGGTCTGAGGGCTAATTTATAGGATTTTTGTCAGCTTGGTGTGTGATTTGTCTGCCCAGAGCCTCTCATTAGCTCTCACTTTTGAGTACCTGCCCAGTCCCCTCCTTGAAGCCATGTAAACCTTTTACATCCCTGACATCCTTTGGCAAGGAACTCCTTGAATCTGCTATTTGTGTGTGGatctcttttctctgtttgACCCTTTAACTTGACctctcaaggaaaaaaaaaaagattgttcCAATAAGCACAGACTGCCTCCAAAATAGCATCAATGCGTGAGGGACCAGGGGTTGGTCCCTTTGAGGCACATTCAAAGTGTGGAGCCTGGGAATCACTGAGCAATCATTTAAAATGTGAAAGGCGAGGAAGGTACCACAACAACCATACTAAAAGGCAGAAGCAAGTCTCTTGTGATGACTATCAGACCTGCTGAAATTATCTCACACTTAAACTGCATCCGAAGGACCCAGCTCATTTATTTTCAGCATTGCACAGAGGTATTTTGTTCAACAGATT from Anomalospiza imberbis isolate Cuckoo-Finch-1a 21T00152 chromosome 15, ASM3175350v1, whole genome shotgun sequence encodes the following:
- the NMUR2 gene encoding neuromedin-U receptor 2, with product MAWVSNFSWLNHLALHEERLRGYLNSTEDYLTFLCGPRRSHLFLPMALVYSVIFVVGVVGNFLVCLVILKHRNMKTPTNYYLFSLAVSDLLVLLFGMPLEVYEMWSNYPFLLGPVGCYLKTALFETVCFASILSVTTLSVERYVAILHPLRAKLASTRRRALRTILALWLLSVLFALPNTGTHGIVLQHFPNGTLVPGSATCTVVMPLWIYNCIVQITSLLFYVLPMGVISVLYYLMGLRLKGDESLEVEEMAVNVQRPSRRSVTKMLFVLVIVFAICWAPFHIDRLFFSFVVEWTEPLANTFNLIHVVSGVFFYLSSATNPIIYNLLSQRFRMAFLSVISPCCKHCAPKHPTCKISSQKSMFVIEDHNLMDSAENTSVPGTHRTSVSSSQLSTGL